Proteins from a single region of Pseudomonas quebecensis:
- a CDS encoding aldehyde dehydrogenase (NADP(+)), whose amino-acid sequence MSQFLGHNYIGGQRSAKGSIKLHSVDAASGETLPQDFFQATPEEVDAAAQAAATAYPAYRALSAARRAQFLDAIADELDALSDNFVELVCRETALPAARIKGERGRTSGQMRLFATVLRRGDFYGARIDKALPDRQPLPRPDLRQYRIGLGPVAVFGASNFPLAFSTAGGDTAAALAAGCPVVFKAHSGHMATAECVADAIIRAAEATGMPAGVFNMIFGGGVGEALVKHPAIQAVGFTGSLKGGRALCDMAAARPQPIPVFAEMSSINPVIVLPQALQARADTVARDLTASVVQGCGQFCTNPGLVIGIASPEFSAFTRQVAQLIGEQPAQTMLNAGTLSSYGKGLEKLLAHPGIQHLAGNAQSGNQAQPQLFKADASLLINGDEALQEEVFGPTTVFVEVADQAQLSAALHGLHGQLTATLIGEPGDLQQFAELTPLLEQKVGRILLNGYPTGVEVCDSMVHGGPYPATSDARGTSVGTLAIDRFLRPVCFQNYPDSLLPDALKNANPLRIQRLVDGTPSRDPL is encoded by the coding sequence ATGAGTCAGTTTCTCGGCCACAACTACATCGGCGGCCAGCGCAGCGCCAAGGGCAGCATCAAGCTGCACAGCGTCGACGCCGCCAGCGGTGAAACCTTGCCCCAGGACTTCTTCCAGGCCACCCCGGAAGAAGTCGACGCCGCCGCCCAGGCCGCCGCCACTGCCTACCCGGCGTACCGCGCCCTGAGCGCCGCGCGCCGTGCGCAGTTCCTCGACGCGATTGCCGACGAGCTGGATGCCCTGAGTGATAACTTTGTCGAGCTGGTGTGCCGCGAAACCGCGCTGCCGGCCGCCCGCATCAAAGGCGAACGCGGCCGCACCAGCGGCCAGATGCGCCTGTTCGCCACGGTGCTGCGTCGCGGTGATTTCTACGGTGCGCGCATCGACAAAGCCTTGCCGGACCGCCAGCCGCTGCCGCGTCCGGACCTGCGTCAATACCGCATCGGCCTCGGCCCGGTGGCGGTGTTCGGTGCGAGCAACTTCCCGCTGGCGTTCTCCACCGCCGGCGGCGACACCGCAGCCGCGCTGGCGGCCGGGTGCCCGGTGGTGTTCAAGGCCCACAGCGGGCACATGGCGACGGCCGAATGCGTGGCCGATGCGATCATCCGTGCGGCCGAGGCCACCGGGATGCCCGCCGGCGTGTTCAATATGATCTTCGGCGGCGGCGTCGGTGAGGCGCTGGTCAAGCACCCGGCGATCCAGGCGGTGGGCTTTACCGGCTCGCTCAAAGGCGGCCGTGCCCTGTGCGACATGGCGGCGGCGCGTCCGCAGCCGATCCCGGTGTTTGCCGAGATGTCGAGCATCAACCCGGTGATCGTGCTGCCCCAGGCCCTACAGGCACGGGCAGACACCGTGGCGCGCGACCTGACCGCCTCGGTGGTGCAGGGCTGCGGCCAGTTCTGCACCAATCCGGGCCTGGTGATCGGTATCGCCTCGCCCGAATTCAGCGCATTCACCCGGCAAGTGGCGCAATTGATCGGCGAGCAACCGGCGCAAACCATGCTCAACGCCGGCACCTTGAGCAGCTATGGCAAGGGCCTGGAAAAACTCCTGGCGCACCCCGGTATCCAGCACCTGGCGGGCAATGCCCAATCCGGCAATCAGGCGCAACCCCAGCTGTTCAAAGCCGACGCCAGCTTGCTGATCAATGGCGATGAGGCACTGCAGGAAGAAGTCTTCGGGCCCACCACGGTATTTGTCGAAGTGGCCGACCAGGCCCAGCTCAGCGCGGCCTTGCACGGCCTGCATGGGCAGCTCACGGCAACCCTTATCGGCGAGCCGGGCGACTTGCAGCAGTTCGCCGAACTCACGCCGCTGCTGGAGCAGAAGGTCGGGCGCATCCTGCTCAACGGCTACCCGACCGGCGTGGAAGTCTGCGATTCGATGGTGCATGGCGGTCCGTACCCGGCGACGTCCGATGCCCGTGGCACCTCGGTCGGCACCCTGGCCATCGACCGCTTCCTGCGTCCGGTGTGCTTCCAGAACTACCCGGACAGCCTGCTGCCCGACGCGCTGAAAAATGCCAACCCGTTGCGTATCCAGCGTCTGGTGGATGGCACGCCGTCGCGCGATCCGCTGTAA